The Synechococcales cyanobacterium T60_A2020_003 genomic interval GCCAATTAGTTGCACATCGCGTATGCCTAGGTTTGTTACTAGGATATTAATCCTTGCATGCTGTCTGTTTGGGGTCATTATCAGAGGCAAAAGTTCCTCGTTTTACACCGATAAAATCGATGTATGAATCGCAACCTCTGGAGGTTTTTTTGGCGTTGCTGATTCCAGGTATGAACCGATGGCTGCAATGACTGGAATCTCGTTCAGTTTTTAGCGAATTCATACCGCTATTCAGCAACGCCGTTTTTTATCGGTTCACGATAGGCTAAGGTATTACGACTTTTTCAGCTTCAAAACTCTGCCACGGTCTACTCGCCGTGTTGCCCTATTGAGATCGGCTTAGATGATCATGACTGCTCTGATCCTGCTTGTTGCACTTGGTATTTTAGGGTGGGGATACTATCGTTCCCGGCCCTTCGGCAAATTAGGACTGTTATCATGGCTTCAATCCGTTGCCATTATGGTGCCGTGGTTGGTGTTTTTTGGTCTTTTTGCCGTTGGTATTGATCTAAACTTGGCGGGAATTCTGTTAACGCTGTTGATTTCTACCGGGTTTTACATCTATCTGGGGCGTCAACTGCGTGAGGTGGCTCAGCAATCTACCCTGAATTCCACACCGAAACCTGAAGCAGATTCGGAATCGGAGCTGGGCGATCGCCCAAGCGCAGCGGCAGATGAAATGCCGTCGCCATCCGCCAAATCTGAAATCACAGAGGGCGTTACCAATCCCATTCCCGCCGAAGATCTCAAAGCTATTCAGGGCATTTTCGGTATTGATACCTACTTTTGTACTGAAACGATTCCGTACCAAGAAGGGGCAATCTTCCGAGGCAATCTGCGGGGGGATGCCCCCACGGTTCATGCTCAGCTATCCCAACAGCTTCACGACAAGGTGGGCGATCGCTACCGTCTCTTTTTAGTTCAGGGAGGGGAGAAAAAGCCCGTGGTGATCATCCTGCCGAGTAGGACGGATCCGAAAACCACGACCTTGCCCCAAAAAATCTTGGCCGGGGTCTTATTTCTTGCCACCATTGCCACCTGTATCGAAACGGCAGGGTTACTCCAGGGCTTTGATAGCTTTAGCAGCTACGATCGAATTCCAGCTGCTATCCCCGTCGCGTTGGGAATTTTAGCGATCTTGGTGGGGCATGATCTGGGTCATCACGTCATGGCGCGGCGGCATCAGGTTCGTATCAGTCTGCCGTTCTTTATTCCCACCTGGCAAATCGGCTCCCTCGGATCGTTTTTTCGATTTGAGTCCTTATTGCCGAATCGCAGCATTTTGTTTGATATTGCCTTTGCAGGGCCAGCCGTCGGCGGTATATTGTCGCTGATCCTGCTGGTTACAGGGCTGATCTTGTCTCAGGGGGCGGGCGTCTTCCAACTTCCGTCTGAGTTTTTTCAGGGGTCAATCTTAGTCGGTATGCTGGCTCGCATTGTCCTGGGCGATGCCTTGCAGCAGCCGATGATCGCTATTCATCCCCTAGTCATTGTGGGATGGATTGGTCTGGTGGTGACGGCTATTAATCTAATGCCTGCTGGACAACTTGACGGAGGACGCATTGTACAGTCGATTTATGGGCGCAAAGTCGCACAATGGGGTACGGTTGCTACCCTAGTGGTATTGGCAATCGCCTCGTTGGTGAACTCCCTAGCGCTCTATTGGGCGATTGTGATTTTTGTGTTACAGCGAGATTTGGAACGTCCGAGTCTGGAAGATATTTCTGAGCCAGACGATGCGCGTGCAGCCCTAGGGTTGCTTGCATTGTTCTTAATGGCAGCAACATTACTGCCCGTAACGCCTAGCCTA includes:
- a CDS encoding site-2 protease family protein, whose translation is MTALILLVALGILGWGYYRSRPFGKLGLLSWLQSVAIMVPWLVFFGLFAVGIDLNLAGILLTLLISTGFYIYLGRQLREVAQQSTLNSTPKPEADSESELGDRPSAAADEMPSPSAKSEITEGVTNPIPAEDLKAIQGIFGIDTYFCTETIPYQEGAIFRGNLRGDAPTVHAQLSQQLHDKVGDRYRLFLVQGGEKKPVVIILPSRTDPKTTTLPQKILAGVLFLATIATCIETAGLLQGFDSFSSYDRIPAAIPVALGILAILVGHDLGHHVMARRHQVRISLPFFIPTWQIGSLGSFFRFESLLPNRSILFDIAFAGPAVGGILSLILLVTGLILSQGAGVFQLPSEFFQGSILVGMLARIVLGDALQQPMIAIHPLVIVGWIGLVVTAINLMPAGQLDGGRIVQSIYGRKVAQWGTVATLVVLAIASLVNSLALYWAIVIFVLQRDLERPSLEDISEPDDARAALGLLALFLMAATLLPVTPSLAGRLGIGG